From Daucus carota subsp. sativus chromosome 6, DH1 v3.0, whole genome shotgun sequence:
TTTATCATTTCTATATTGTATCTGTTCGACTTACTAGTACATCAATTGACACATTTTTATCCTTCAGATCCTTCAATTGAAAAAGTTTGACATGATAGTTTatctgatattaaaaaaaaacacagatCTGGGCTGGCAAATTATCTAAAAACAGAATTGCGGTGGTACTCTGGAACAGAGGAGCTTCAACAGCTTGGATAACTGCTTACTGGCCTGAACTAGGCCTTGCTCCATATACCGAAGTTAATGCACGTGACTTATGGCGGGTAAGATTTGAGAAATTTCAGTCTAATACACTTAATAACTCAGTCCATAGTAACTGATGTCCGCAACAGTCCTGTcgcatataaattttaataatttacacttAATTGCCTAATACTTTTGCTTGATCGCTTCTGTCTTACAGCACCAGACCTACAAAGTGAAGGGTAAAATATACCGGAAGGTGAAACCTCATGATTGTAAGATGTATGTACTTTCGCCAGTATGAGGATCGGAAGTTTTCTAAGGAGTGCATTGAAGATGTGATCTACTGGCGAAAAAAGCATCAAAAAGAAAGTTTTGAACTATAAAATTGGCTGAATTGTAACTGATTGCTTGAACTAAACTGTTTATTCAAGTTGTAAGTTATGTCTTCAATGGAAAGAACTTAATATCTGCATCTACAGTCTTTTTCACATAGCCTACATATTTAAAACACAATCCTGCGATTTGTCAGAaacaaacttataaatttgaCAGCTGCTTAAAAATTATTCGCTGAAAGTTTTAGACCATAGTAATAGCTTTAGTCACCACAATCGTATTCCCGATCTCTGTTCCAGCAACATTTAGTACTAGAACGGGTTCGAGTGCCTGATAAGTGATTATATCTCATTCGAATATCAGACCGCAATAATCATGAAGGACATAGCGAATTCACACGAAGAGAATACTGATCTAAACCCGAAAAGCCCGCAGAATagcaaaattttattcaatccAAATTAAATTTAGTTCTCAAAACCCGCGAAATTTGTTTAGAACATTCGGAAAAGCCAATTACAAATCCCAcccaataaatattatttaaaaataaaataaatatcccACCCGGTAAgtaaaaattagtttaaaagATATACTCGAATACATGTATGGTCTGCTGCATGATGTGCATAATTACTTGATAAAAGATCTTAATCCCAAAACTAACGTGTTGATTTACTATAGAAATTGCCAATTATTAGCACCATAAATTAAAACCAATCGCATAACTAAATGCAACTCGAGATCATGCTttaatattatgataaatttatCTTCGGAAATTGccatttaaataaattgtgGTTCTATAAATCATCAAGCTGGCTTCTTGTTCTTGTACATAACAAGATGTCAATGCCGCAGAAGAAAACTCAGGGCCGAAAAAAGATCGAGATCAGGAAAATAATCGACGAATATAGCCGGCAGGTGACGTTCTCGAAACGTCGAACTGGTCTTTTCAATAAAGCAAGTGAGCTTTGTGTCTTAACCGGCGCTGAGACAGCTATCATCGTCGAGTCTCCCGGGAACCGTGTCTTTGCGTTCGGACATCCGAGTGTCGATGCCGTGGTTGACAAGTATCTTGCTGGAAGTTCATCAGTGTCGTCGCAGGATAACTTGTCGGTCAAGCAAGTTAATGTAAATTACTTAATCGCgcataataattttaatctcaaGTATAGGGAGATCGCTAAGGAGATTGAAGAGGAGAAGAACAAGGATACTAATTTCCGGTGGCAAGAGTCTTTCGAAGATTTAGGGGTGGAGGAGCTTGAGAAGTATATAGATTCGATGGAAGAGCTGAAAGATAAACTAGCTACGAGAGCGAATGAGGTAGAGATGATTAGAAATTCTTCGAGCTTCGATGTGAATCAAAGCTTGAAAAATGAGGGTGTGGATGCTTTTTTGGTTATTAATCAGAATGCAGATTGTGGTGGTACTCAACATTATATGGGCGAAAAAGGCATGGAAAAGAAAGTTTGGAATCATAAAATGAGCTTGTATGGTAACAGATGCTTGAACTAAAGTACtgtttattcaagttttaagttatGTCTTGATATGTCAATGGAGGGAACTTCAATATCTGCATCCACCagtatacatatttatttaaaagcAATAATAGTATACATATCTATTTGTACGACTAACAAATCAAACCGAAACAAATCGAGCTCTACTGTAGCATGATGAATAACGTCAATCATAAACTCAACACTATCATATCGTGTCCGTGCTAGAATTACATAATAATGTTTTGGCAATCACTCTCCAGAACTACTAACTGCTGACCATATATATTCTGCTGCAACTTTTATAccataagagcatcttcaaccctCCCAAGACCTTAGCTAAAAGTCTAGATGTTCACAAATAATGTAACTCCAACCACAACAAGCTCTTGTatataattatagccatcctCCTATgaatggctatatttgtcgatccgctacagaTATGTAgcgaattccacgtcatctcccgcaatttattttcctccttcctgctgattacatattatttattaccatgtTAAACTGATAACAtgcatactatttttaaattatagtcaaccaatatagccaatatcattgaagcacaatgtcttacaggttcagcaaattttacataatgtcttacaggtccaatttagccaacgattatagccaacgccattggagatgctctaagagcagctccaacggtgttggctaaaaGTGGTTGACTAAATTAGATCGGTAAGATATCATGTAAAatttggttggctatatttcagaaatagtatgttattattctttcaaattgttataaatagaatgtatattatcatatggtaataaatgatacaAAATCTTGCTACAGTTATTGCTACAGGTCTGTAGTGGTTGGCCAAATACAGCCAACATCAATTggttggttttatttttagaaaaggGTTATGTGTGATTGGAGTGCAgcaaatttcacacattatctataatttttatttatggtatatcgtattggctatattgtttggctataatttaaaaatattatgttattaatattttgcattgttataaatagaatatatcactttaatatggtaataagtgacatgtaatcttcctacagattttcttacaaacctgtagcggatcgacaaatatagtcatccataggaggttggttATAATTACAGATAACAGGTGGAGATGGTTGGAGCGTAAATTTTTGAAGCCATTagctataattattatttttgatatgacGACTAggattttagctaaggggtcttcatggttggagatgttcTGAGGCCACGGCAATAATTTAAACCTCTCAGTTCTCTGCGACCTTTCATGAAGCGTCTTTTAACAACTTGATCAACCATCATGCCTTCTAATAATACCCGGCAACCAAGTAACTTGAAACATGCTGTATGAACGTTAAGTTTTCAAATGGAAGAAAAGTTTGCTCAAACTCCATCGAGCCCTTAAATTCAATCCACCAGGCTGTCCAGGAAACACAATAGCCTCCTCGATCGCTTGTTTACTAAGCAAAGCTACATTCAACAGTTTGAAATGATCTTAGAAGCCAAAActacacttgtagcttcaagtTCACATCATTCTTCCATGCCACCTAATGTATCTTCTTCTCTCCCTTTTTGTGGCAAACACCATTCATCGCAGAAGGAACTTGGAAACTTAAAAACACTCATCACGTAGGTagtgatatactccctccgtttcaatttacatatacactttcaagaaaattttttgtttcaaattatttgtccacttcaactttcaatgcaaaatcatatttccaaagtcaattttactcaacatatctcttatttatatttccgagatcaatctcactccaccacttttcttaaactatgtggttttttttttaagtggaCATCTATTTGAAACGACGGAGGAAGTATTATTGAGTCAGTTCCTAAATTAAAACCTCAACGGGGTCTAGATAATTTCGATCCCTTCCAACTTTGGAGCCTTTTTACCCACATTCTCGCCAACTAGCTCCTTTACTAATCACCCTCTTCGATCCATCCATACCCATAGATTGACCTAAGAGCACGCCAGATAAGTTTGATCCCTTCCAACTTTGGAGCGCTTCACTCAATTTCTCAGAAATCACTCTCTTGCATCGATCGACAACCACAGGAAGACCTAAGTATTCATCGTGAATATCCTACCATAATAACACCATGTAGGAATTACCTagagaatttatatatttattatgtataATCACAAACCCCCCTACGTCTCAACCCATCCATGCAAACACAATCAGCACTTTCAACCGTTTCCATACTCTATTGTATCACCAATTCTTAAAGTgataatcactaatttatacaatACAAATAACTAATTAGTAAAGTGAAAATCACTATAATAACATGAAATCCCGACTTCTCCAGCAACTTTGCTCACTGACGGGACTAAGTGGAGGGGGGGAGCTAGTGTGGTGGTTGGGATCGGGATGGATTGTCAGATGAAATTCTTTGGGGGGATGAAAGTAGGATTACTAAAAGAGATAAAGATGGTTTTATTTAATAGTGTAAAATAAgagatttttagtttgtatttaaagatTAGTTTGTGTTTGATGACTAGCATgtacatctatactataatataataaggcaacataggtataatttgtagtcgtacaaaattttggtttggtcattttttttaactacaAGTCTGTCACATGTAAACTTCTCTTACTCTCTCTTACAATATTAAGGAGTTTTATAccgtttaaattacaaacacttgagattcttacaatattaaagagttttatatcGTTTAAATTGAGATGtagtacaagataaaaactctaccattattcttttaaatataatttatatactatattataataaaacgaTATTGATATAATCTGTAGCagtccaaaaaatataatcatttggtaaatataatatggttaaaatccaattcatcaattctaaaatactaataagatgatgttaaaatttaaattataattaataaattacgaattctataaagaattttataccgtttaaattacaaacacttgggatgtagtacaagataaaaacttcaccattattttattaaatataatttatatactatattataataacttaACATTGGTATAATTTGCAGTCGTCCAAAAGATATAATCAGATGGTAAATGCAATATggttaaaatccaattcatgaattctaaaatactaataagatgatgttaaaatttaaattataattaataaattacgataTTTATACCcgccgtgcttcgcacgggttaaaggctagtatatataatattctattACTTCACTTTTTGATCACATACTAGTGTGGAGGATAATATTCttcatttattctttttttagtagaaaatcaattcaataatgaaaagccaTACTACTTCTACAAAAATAGCGTCGAACGAACATAAAACAGAAACAATCAATGATTAATTCATTCTTCATTGAATCACgagatttgttgaagatgagatATTTACAAACACCCTTTTCGCCACATTCGGTTGGAGTTAATCATGTTTGAACTATCAACCATAATTGCAATTTCTTAACAGCTTTTATCACTAAATCAAAGATCCTACTCTCACAAACAAAGGAGAGAAAATTTAATatagttttaatataataa
This genomic window contains:
- the LOC108225626 gene encoding agamous-like MADS-box protein AGL62 produces the protein MSMPQKKTQGRKKIEIRKIIDEYSRQVTFSKRRTGLFNKASELCVLTGAETAIIVESPGNRVFAFGHPSVDAVVDKYLAGSSSVSSQDNLSVKQVNVNYLIAHNNFNLKYREIAKEIEEEKNKDTNFRWQESFEDLGVEELEKYIDSMEELKDKLATRANEVEMIRNSSSFDVNQSLKNEGVDAFLVINQNADCGGTQHYMGEKGMEKKVWNHKMSLYGNRCLN